Genomic segment of Deltaproteobacteria bacterium:
CTTCTGGTTTACGGCAATTTTTGAAAAGCAGCCAGAACGCCGTGAGACCGAAATTGTCATTCCCGAAGACATCCGCACGCAACACATCCTGGTGGTGGACGACAATGCCACGAACCGCCTTGTGGTAAAAGAGCAACTAAGGTCCTGGGGTTGCCGTTTTGACGAGGCCTCAAGCGGGGCAGAGGCACTGGACAAGCTGCGCCAGGCCGTGGCTAAAGAGAACCCTTTTGACATTGCCATCATCGATATGCAGATGCCGGAAATGAATGGAGATACCCTGGGACGAAACATCAAGGAAGACCCGGATCTAATGAGCGTCTCAATGGTCATGCTTGCCTCGGTGGGTGAACGTGGTGAAGCAGCCCGTATAAAGGAGGTCGGTTTTGCCGCCTACCTCACGAAGCCGGTCAAGCAGTCGCAGCTTTATGATTGCCTCACAACAGTGGCGGACATGCAAAGAGTGGGAAAGGAGAGGCCTTCGGCGCCTATTGTCACAGGGCATTCCATTTCCGAGGATCAAAAACGCAACATTCGCATCCTCGTTGCCGAGGATAACGTTGTCAACCAGAAGGTGGCTCTGCACATTCTGGAAAATCTCGGCTATCGGGCCGACGCTGTAGCCAACGGCCATGAGGCTATCGAGGCCCTTGAAACGATGGCTTATGACCTTGTGCTCATGGACGTTCAGATGCCGGAAATGGACGGTTTCGAAGCCACAAAAGAGATCAGGAAAAAGGAGATGTCATTGGTCACCGGTCATTCGTCATTGGTAGGAGAAAAAGCAAATGACGAAAGCGAAGCGCCCCGTGTTCCGATCGTGGCCATGACCGCCTATGCCATGAAGGGCGACAGAGAGCGGTGCCTTGAAGCAGGCATGGACGACTATACCACAAAGCCCATCGATTCTGAGGAATTGTTGGAAAAGATCCGAACGTGGACCGAACAAGGCAAAGAGGCCTCCGATATTGCGACGGGAGGAAATGAGAAAGACGATCCAAAGGACAAGAAAGAAGACGCCGTGCCAGTGAATCTGGACAAGGCCCTTGAACGGGCTCTGGGCGACAAGGAGTTTCTGGAAAATATGCTTGAGCAATTCACGACAACCCTTCCGGGCCAGATAGAAGCGCTGAGGACTGCCCTGGAACAGGGAAACGGGGAAACCCTTCAGCAAGAGGCGCACGACCTGAAAGGGTCCGCAGCCAACCTGAGTATTGACGAAATGGCCGCGGCTGCCTTTGAACTTGAGCAGATGGGCCGTGAAGGGAACCTTGAAGCAGGAGGAAAAGTCCTGGGCGAGTTGGAAACCGAAGTCGCCCGGTTTGAGGCGTATGTAAAGGAGATTGACTGGTCATTGGTTGAGTAGTTGACTACTTAACCACTCAACCAAGAAAAGAGGCAAACCATGGAAATTCTAGTTGCAGAAGATGATTTTGTGGCCAGGGGGTTTCTGGAAAAACTGCTTAAGAGTCTGGGCCATGAATGCGTTCTTGCAGAAGACGGTCTGAAGGCGTGGGAAGTAATCCAGCAAGGCAAAGTCAGAATGGTAATAACGGACTGGGCCATGCCGGGGATGGACGGGCTGGAGCTATGCCAGAAAGTGCGAGAGGCAAAACTGCCTCATTATGTATTCATGATGCTACTTACTGGCAAAGATCGGAAGGAAGATGCTATCGTGGGGTTCGAGGCGGGGGTAGACGACTATATTGTAAAACCCTTTAATCCTGACGAGTTAAGGGCCAGGATCCGTGTCGGTGAACGCATCATCGAGTTAGAAGATGAGTACAAGAGGGCACAGGCGCAGCTCATTCAGTCCGAAAAGATGGCCTCCGTAGGGCAGCTTGCCGCCGGCGTGGCGCACGAGATCAACAACCCCACAGGGTTTGTGAGCAGCAATCTCAAGACACTCTCTGATTATCAGCATGACATTAGTGGACTCCTAAAAGAGTACAGAAAACTGATCATGGAACTGAAAGATACGATTAGCAAGGATGTCATGCCTCCTTCCATAGCGGAGCGGGTGGAGGGGATTGTGAACCTTGAAACGGAAGTTGATGTCGATTTCATCCTCAATGATATTCAGGATCTCATTGACGAGTGCAAAGAAGGAACCGAGCGGATCAAGAAGATAGTTATTGATCTCAAAGACTTTGCTCATCCCGGAGAAGACAAGGTTCAGGAAACTGATATCAACAAAGGCATTGAATCAACCCTGAATGTTGTCTGGAACGAGCTTAAGTACAAGGCCAAGGTCACAAAAGAATACGGAGATCTGCCTATCGTGAGATGTTATCCCCAGCAGCTTAACCAGGTCTTTAT
This window contains:
- a CDS encoding response regulator, with the translated sequence SLRTGPSTSLRTGPSTSLRTGPSTSLRTGEEGKGSTFWFTAIFEKQPERRETEIVIPEDIRTQHILVVDDNATNRLVVKEQLRSWGCRFDEASSGAEALDKLRQAVAKENPFDIAIIDMQMPEMNGDTLGRNIKEDPDLMSVSMVMLASVGERGEAARIKEVGFAAYLTKPVKQSQLYDCLTTVADMQRVGKERPSAPIVTGHSISEDQKRNIRILVAEDNVVNQKVALHILENLGYRADAVANGHEAIEALETMAYDLVLMDVQMPEMDGFEATKEIRKKEMSLVTGHSSLVGEKANDESEAPRVPIVAMTAYAMKGDRERCLEAGMDDYTTKPIDSEELLEKIRTWTEQGKEASDIATGGNEKDDPKDKKEDAVPVNLDKALERALGDKEFLENMLEQFTTTLPGQIEALRTALEQGNGETLQQEAHDLKGSAANLSIDEMAAAAFELEQMGREGNLEAGGKVLGELETEVARFEAYVKEIDWSLVE
- a CDS encoding response regulator is translated as MEILVAEDDFVARGFLEKLLKSLGHECVLAEDGLKAWEVIQQGKVRMVITDWAMPGMDGLELCQKVREAKLPHYVFMMLLTGKDRKEDAIVGFEAGVDDYIVKPFNPDELRARIRVGERIIELEDEYKRAQAQLIQSEKMASVGQLAAGVAHEINNPTGFVSSNLKTLSDYQHDISGLLKEYRKLIMELKDTISKDVMPPSIAERVEGIVNLETEVDVDFILNDIQDLIDECKEGTERIKKIVIDLKDFAHPGEDKVQETDINKGIESTLNVVWNELKYKAKVTKEYGDLPIVRCYPQQLNQVFMNLLVNAAQAMEDQGKIKISTRGYDGSVEVKISDTGMGIPEENIPKVFNPFFTTKDVGKGTGLGLNVAYNIIEKHKGTIDVESAVGKGTTFTIRIPTG